The following coding sequences lie in one Heyndrickxia oleronia genomic window:
- a CDS encoding GNAT family N-acetyltransferase has product MIVVQIRKLAKEMITEFFSKNWGSPQMVISSGIFQCDELDGFAVLDENNRIIGLITYIMDQSECEIISLDSLVENKGIGSKLIQEVENLAKKNNVSKIKLVTTNDNVHALAFYQKRGYQLAELLVDAVDLARKMKPEIPLVADNGIPIRDELVLIKWLDLIHHNEKVE; this is encoded by the coding sequence ATGATTGTAGTTCAAATTCGTAAACTTGCTAAAGAGATGATCACTGAATTTTTTTCTAAAAATTGGGGTAGCCCGCAAATGGTTATATCAAGTGGGATCTTTCAATGTGATGAATTAGATGGATTTGCCGTATTAGATGAAAATAATAGAATTATAGGTTTAATCACTTACATAATGGATCAGTCTGAATGTGAAATAATATCACTAGATAGTTTAGTTGAAAATAAGGGGATAGGTTCTAAATTAATACAAGAGGTGGAAAATCTAGCAAAGAAAAATAATGTTAGTAAAATTAAATTGGTTACCACTAATGATAATGTACACGCACTGGCGTTTTATCAAAAAAGAGGCTATCAATTAGCTGAACTATTAGTTGATGCTGTAGATTTAGCAAGAAAAATGAAACCTGAGATCCCTCTTGTAGCGGATAATGGGATTCCCATTCGAGATGAACTGGTATTAATTAAATGGTTGGATTTAATACACCATAATGAAAAAGTTGAATAA
- a CDS encoding phosphotransferase, which translates to MGREDFTILNEYSIGKILSASNMNQGNTSNAKLINTSQDKYILRKIKDKKQAITEYLISKKLLKHQITSEILLSKNNLPFVIKNSGIYNLQRYIEHYPIKIEEINFSILGETIAFFHSEAVDIKGIYEQEDRFLLNRLWKEVEHSIQSIEMKIKKQLVELINECFNYKHKSNCYIHSNLGIWNLLINKNKIYLIDFGEVRKGNNHFDIAAILSSTLKMNDEDYQIITNINEFRNGYLKKFNDFDWSILRENLNLWFIRGMLALIINKGINQATQELLEKIMHQRNKLDGILMDHIKKKR; encoded by the coding sequence ATGGGTAGAGAAGATTTTACCATTTTAAATGAATATTCTATTGGGAAGATTCTGAGTGCTTCTAACATGAACCAAGGTAATACATCCAATGCAAAACTGATTAATACTTCACAAGATAAGTATATTTTAAGAAAAATTAAAGATAAGAAACAAGCAATTACGGAATATCTTATTTCTAAGAAATTATTAAAGCATCAAATTACTTCTGAGATTTTATTATCAAAAAATAATCTTCCATTTGTAATTAAAAACAGTGGAATTTATAATTTACAGAGATATATTGAACATTATCCGATAAAAATTGAAGAAATAAATTTTTCTATACTAGGTGAAACAATCGCATTTTTCCACTCTGAAGCGGTAGATATTAAAGGAATTTATGAGCAAGAAGATCGATTTTTATTAAATCGTTTATGGAAGGAAGTTGAACATTCCATTCAATCTATAGAAATGAAAATAAAGAAGCAATTAGTGGAATTAATAAATGAGTGTTTCAACTATAAGCATAAAAGTAATTGTTATATCCATAGCAATTTAGGAATCTGGAATCTATTAATCAATAAAAATAAAATATATTTAATAGATTTTGGCGAGGTGAGAAAGGGTAATAATCATTTTGATATTGCTGCTATTCTTTCTTCAACTTTGAAAATGAATGATGAGGACTATCAAATCATTACTAATATAAATGAATTCAGAAATGGTTATTTAAAAAAATTTAACGATTTTGATTGGTCCATTCTTAGGGAGAACCTAAATCTTTGGTTTATTAGAGGTATGTTAGCTTTAATAATAAATAAAGGGATCAATCAAGCGACTCAAGAGTTACTGGAAAAAATAATGCATCAAAGAAATAAACTTGATGGCATACTAATGGATCATATTAAAAAAAAGAGGTAA
- a CDS encoding cysteine hydrolase family protein, whose amino-acid sequence MKKTALLIIDVQNAMFDDSNPIYDGEQLLNNIQYLLNQARSSSIPIFYVQHNDEEFITGTPPWEIHPSIAPKKGEIIIQKQTPDSFHHTELHQMLQAQQIDDLVIAGNQTEYCVDTTCRHAVSLGYNVTLVRDAHRTWDSNTLSAKQIIDHHNEVLGNAFVSLRATIEIQFNNNENIKINPRYI is encoded by the coding sequence ATGAAGAAAACTGCATTACTAATTATAGATGTACAAAATGCCATGTTCGACGATTCTAATCCTATATACGATGGAGAACAACTTCTCAATAATATTCAATACCTACTAAATCAAGCACGGTCTTCTAGCATTCCAATCTTTTATGTTCAGCATAATGATGAGGAATTCATAACCGGAACTCCTCCATGGGAAATTCATCCGTCTATTGCCCCCAAAAAGGGTGAAATAATCATACAAAAGCAAACACCGGATTCATTTCACCATACTGAGCTTCATCAAATGCTTCAAGCTCAACAGATCGATGACCTTGTTATTGCTGGAAATCAAACAGAGTATTGTGTAGATACAACATGTCGTCATGCAGTTAGTCTCGGATATAATGTTACACTTGTAAGGGATGCTCATCGAACATGGGATTCAAATACGCTAAGTGCCAAGCAAATTATTGATCATCACAATGAAGTGTTGGGAAATGCTTTTGTCTCGCTTAGAGCAACAATAGAAATTCAATTTAACAATAATGAAAATATAAAGATTAACCCCCGCTACATATAG
- a CDS encoding DMT family transporter yields MILVNYMFMCLIFGTTFLAIKIGIDEGLSPFFSAGVRFFIAGLLLFLYMVMKGKARMRLFFQKEMFITSVGLTFGTFAPLYWAEQFVTSGIAAVLSATSPILIILFQTIFFKKKENLKVFIGCLVGIIGVMILLLPNFVIKISSMWFIGCCMILVSAMFYALGTIYTKHVVQKYKHASPIALNATQMMHGGILLFILSLFTENIDNNQISSSSIISLVYLIIFGSIAGHSLYYWLVSKTNSIFPSTWLYISPLIAVILGVFLYSEYFSWITGLGALTIMLGIILINFDTLLTLVGKRSSSPRES; encoded by the coding sequence ATGATATTAGTTAATTATATGTTCATGTGCTTAATTTTTGGTACCACATTTTTAGCAATAAAAATAGGGATTGATGAAGGGTTGTCCCCATTTTTTTCTGCAGGAGTTCGCTTTTTTATTGCTGGACTACTTCTATTTCTCTATATGGTGATGAAAGGAAAAGCGAGGATGCGGTTGTTTTTCCAAAAGGAGATGTTTATCACAAGTGTAGGATTAACCTTTGGTACGTTTGCTCCATTATATTGGGCAGAACAGTTTGTAACTTCAGGGATTGCCGCAGTTTTGTCTGCAACAAGTCCAATATTGATTATATTATTTCAGACAATTTTTTTTAAGAAAAAAGAAAATTTGAAGGTGTTTATAGGATGTTTGGTTGGAATTATCGGAGTAATGATCTTACTCCTGCCTAATTTTGTTATTAAAATTAGTTCAATGTGGTTCATTGGTTGTTGTATGATACTTGTGAGTGCAATGTTTTATGCACTAGGAACCATTTATACAAAGCACGTCGTTCAGAAATATAAACATGCATCACCGATTGCTTTAAACGCAACACAGATGATGCATGGAGGAATCTTACTATTTATCTTATCGCTTTTTACAGAAAACATTGATAATAATCAAATCTCATCATCTTCAATCATTTCTTTAGTGTATTTAATTATTTTTGGTTCAATTGCTGGACATAGTCTATATTATTGGTTGGTTTCTAAAACGAATTCTATTTTTCCTTCTACATGGCTATATATATCTCCACTAATTGCTGTTATACTCGGAGTGTTCCTTTATTCGGAATATTTTTCGTGGATAACTGGACTTGGTGCGCTGACCATTATGCTAGGAATCATTCTTATTAATTTTGATACATTGCTTACATTAGTAGGGAAGCGAAGTTCCAGTCCTCGTGAAAGCTGA
- a CDS encoding PLP-dependent aminotransferase family protein → MVKGVRNVEFLFEQIYQYVLRKIEQKVWNEHHKLPSIRQLAKEMNVHRLTVHKAYQLLKKNEVIYVKDKIGYYVQSNGTKQTENLENPIVSSYVRKNHLSEIHQVPVTYNFSQALIDPNLLPNHFLSDYVKKVFDLYPKVLSSYSTVQGDLELRESLTKYFINQYKKHIDATELLITSGSQQAIHIIAEAFVKAKDIILLERPSYSPAIDIFIEKGAKIISVDIHSNGYDLDQVEYLMKHYKPRLFYLNPTFHNPTGYTVPNSQRKQLVELAEKYRCLLVEDDVYHDIYFVGKPPPPIYTYDTVGTVIYVRSFCKYISPGLRIAAIICHSSLLQSLMIVKSLTDNGSPLLNQKIFLHYFSSKRMQQHLEKLRIAISIRKEIMEEKLSVTNWQWTSPNGGLNLWVRLPQHISIEKLLTKCFEHSISFVPGQICDPLKQQTSWIRLSYSYINEHQLRDGLKSFVEVVESLEE, encoded by the coding sequence TTGGTAAAAGGGGTTCGAAATGTTGAATTTCTCTTTGAGCAAATATATCAATACGTTCTACGTAAAATTGAACAAAAAGTGTGGAACGAACATCATAAGCTTCCATCTATCCGACAATTGGCAAAAGAAATGAATGTCCATCGATTAACTGTTCATAAAGCTTATCAATTATTAAAAAAAAATGAAGTGATTTACGTAAAAGATAAAATAGGATATTATGTCCAATCAAATGGAACAAAGCAAACCGAAAACTTAGAAAATCCAATTGTTTCTTCTTATGTGCGAAAAAATCATTTAAGTGAAATTCATCAAGTTCCAGTAACTTATAATTTTTCTCAAGCATTAATCGATCCAAATCTTCTTCCAAACCATTTCTTATCGGATTATGTAAAGAAGGTATTTGACCTTTACCCTAAGGTTCTTTCATCCTATTCTACTGTGCAAGGTGATTTAGAACTAAGAGAATCATTGACAAAGTACTTTATTAACCAATACAAAAAACATATTGATGCAACTGAGTTGTTAATAACCTCTGGTTCACAACAGGCTATTCATATAATCGCAGAAGCCTTTGTCAAAGCAAAAGATATTATATTATTAGAAAGACCTAGCTATAGCCCTGCCATTGATATTTTTATAGAGAAAGGGGCCAAAATTATTAGTGTCGATATCCATTCCAATGGATATGACTTAGATCAAGTAGAATACTTGATGAAACATTATAAACCACGTTTATTTTATTTAAATCCGACTTTTCATAATCCTACTGGCTATACTGTACCTAATAGCCAACGTAAACAGTTAGTTGAATTGGCTGAGAAATATCGTTGTTTATTAGTAGAGGATGACGTTTATCATGATATTTATTTTGTAGGAAAACCACCGCCTCCCATTTACACATACGATACAGTTGGAACTGTCATATATGTACGGAGCTTTTGTAAATATATATCTCCTGGTTTAAGAATTGCAGCTATTATTTGTCATTCTTCCCTTTTGCAATCTCTCATGATTGTAAAATCATTAACTGATAATGGCTCACCCCTTCTTAACCAAAAAATATTTTTGCATTATTTTTCTTCAAAGCGGATGCAGCAGCATTTAGAGAAATTACGCATCGCCATCTCTATCCGAAAAGAAATCATGGAAGAAAAACTAAGCGTAACAAATTGGCAATGGACTAGTCCAAATGGCGGCCTAAATTTGTGGGTACGACTACCTCAGCATATTTCTATTGAAAAGTTATTAACCAAATGTTTCGAGCACTCTATCTCTTTTGTACCCGGACAAATTTGTGATCCGCTAAAACAACAAACCTCGTGGATACGGTTAAGTTATTCCTATATTAATGAGCATCAACTACGGGATGGATTAAAATCTTTTGTAGAAGTCGTAGAATCACTTGAAGAATAA
- a CDS encoding DUF3231 family protein, protein MAFKQNTKLTATEIAQLWSAYMNSSMCKCIFTSFLATVEDSEIKEIISLGLETANSHQKKLISIFKNESFPIPYGFKVADDVNVDAPRLFSDSFMLYFSYNMGIIAFNFYSLSKTLSVRSDINEYFSNCVQELDQFDTMTKNVLLSKGLFIRSPYLNPKKEVDFVNNKKFMAGWFGDKRPLTVIEITNLFTNQQRNALGKSTMMGFSQVAHSKKVGKFMVRGREISAKHVEILGTVLGENHLPIPMTWDSEVTDSKISPFSDKLMMFMTTTLIGLSIGFYGTSAATSMRRDISLDFVRLSAEIAKYAEEGANIMIENGWLEEPPLSEDRDKLANT, encoded by the coding sequence ATGGCTTTTAAACAAAATACAAAATTAACTGCTACAGAAATTGCACAATTATGGTCTGCATATATGAATAGTAGTATGTGTAAATGTATTTTCACATCATTTCTTGCAACAGTAGAGGATAGTGAAATAAAGGAGATCATAAGTTTGGGGCTGGAAACTGCGAATAGTCATCAAAAAAAGTTAATTTCAATTTTTAAAAACGAAAGCTTTCCCATACCATATGGGTTCAAAGTAGCAGATGATGTTAATGTAGACGCACCAAGATTATTTTCGGACAGTTTTATGTTGTATTTTAGTTACAATATGGGGATTATTGCTTTTAATTTCTATTCGCTATCTAAGACATTATCGGTACGTTCGGATATCAACGAATATTTTTCAAATTGTGTTCAGGAGCTTGATCAGTTTGATACAATGACGAAAAATGTACTTTTGTCAAAGGGCTTATTTATTCGATCACCATATTTGAATCCTAAAAAAGAAGTTGATTTTGTAAATAATAAAAAGTTTATGGCAGGATGGTTTGGGGATAAAAGGCCCTTAACAGTAATTGAAATAACTAATCTTTTTACCAATCAACAAAGAAATGCGTTAGGGAAATCAACAATGATGGGATTCAGTCAAGTTGCGCATTCTAAAAAAGTAGGGAAATTTATGGTTAGGGGAAGAGAAATCTCTGCGAAACATGTTGAAATATTAGGTACTGTTTTAGGTGAAAATCATTTACCAATCCCAATGACATGGGATTCAGAAGTCACCGATTCAAAAATCTCTCCATTTTCTGATAAATTGATGATGTTTATGACGACAACCTTAATAGGTTTAAGTATCGGATTTTATGGAACAAGTGCTGCAACGAGTATGAGAAGGGATATATCACTTGATTTTGTAAGATTATCGGCGGAAATTGCAAAATATGCAGAAGAAGGTGCAAATATCATGATAGAAAATGGGTGGCTGGAAGAACCACCACTATCTGAAGATCGCGATAAACTTGCTAATACCTAA
- a CDS encoding sugar phosphate isomerase/epimerase family protein has product MEKWLSLWSIGQNGNISDFTDIKQSGFDGIEIWAEHSCSKEYLNLAKKSGLRIGLHLPFHDLNLATPDKILYERTHQILVEWLATLSHYGGKHATIHGGYAWSSEERDETLIRVRERLLILSEEAEQYGIELLLENLIPDSLNYCHHFASNVDEWIELIRFANMKVCLDIGHLAVMGNDLETTIKQLGSYLGAVHLSDNDGKSDLHLLPGEGINLSAGLNGYLANQKFSGPIVYEINPYKYSLKEIINYILMTKV; this is encoded by the coding sequence ATGGAAAAATGGCTTAGTCTTTGGTCCATTGGTCAAAATGGGAATATAAGTGATTTTACTGATATTAAACAATCTGGCTTTGATGGAATTGAAATATGGGCAGAACACTCTTGTTCGAAAGAGTATTTAAACCTTGCCAAGAAATCTGGATTAAGAATAGGGTTACATTTGCCATTTCATGATTTGAATTTAGCTACACCTGATAAAATTCTGTATGAGAGGACCCATCAAATATTAGTAGAATGGTTAGCTACTCTTTCTCATTATGGTGGGAAGCATGCGACCATTCATGGAGGATATGCATGGTCATCAGAAGAACGTGACGAAACTTTAATCAGAGTACGCGAACGATTGCTCATACTAAGCGAGGAAGCGGAACAATATGGTATTGAATTATTATTGGAGAATTTAATTCCAGATTCATTAAATTATTGCCATCATTTTGCTTCAAATGTTGATGAATGGATAGAATTAATCCGATTTGCAAATATGAAAGTCTGTTTAGACATTGGCCACTTGGCTGTAATGGGAAATGATTTGGAAACTACAATTAAACAATTAGGGAGCTATTTAGGTGCAGTTCATCTGTCTGATAATGATGGGAAATCTGACCTTCACTTACTTCCAGGTGAAGGAATCAACCTATCAGCCGGATTAAATGGGTATTTGGCTAACCAAAAATTTTCAGGACCAATTGTTTATGAGATAAATCCATATAAATACTCATTAAAGGAGATCATAAACTATATATTAATGACTAAAGTATGA
- a CDS encoding MFS transporter, whose product MSFEGLDSPKLKRFQRKITLLSAAGTFLDGFDLTVIAVAMPLILNQWDIGPGLQGLITSSAVIGSFIGALWLGNLTDKFGRKAMYVIDLLAFVVFAALTAFAQAPWQLILFRFLLGIGIGADYPISATLVSEFSSTKSRGKHSTSLGAMWFVGAVVAYICGILLAPLGPSAWRYMLLVGAVFALIVFYFRVTLPESPRWLASRGREKEAEEIMLKITGKRVVIKPNTNKKQKLRDVFSKSLFRRTFFVCGFWFCYAVAYYGISMYTPTILKPFTNGSQMLAYIGSGTVSVLGLLGAIIGMNVVERMGRRPLIITSFSGLSIALIILALNPHPTMVFLVILFSLAVLFANMGGGILNFVYPTELFPTSIRASASGLATAVSRIGSILGILVFPQLVVAWGNSKALWLFAVAGLVGLIISVLLAPETKGKKLEELNNEAISTPNEEIGDEHGKMA is encoded by the coding sequence ATGAGTTTTGAGGGATTAGATTCACCGAAGTTAAAGCGCTTTCAAAGGAAAATAACGCTTTTGTCTGCAGCGGGAACATTTCTTGATGGTTTTGATTTAACGGTAATTGCTGTAGCAATGCCACTAATTTTAAATCAATGGGATATAGGGCCAGGATTGCAGGGGTTGATTACTTCATCTGCTGTTATCGGTTCATTCATCGGAGCATTATGGCTGGGTAATTTAACGGACAAATTTGGCCGGAAAGCCATGTATGTTATTGATTTGTTAGCCTTTGTCGTGTTTGCTGCTTTAACTGCATTCGCTCAAGCACCTTGGCAGCTTATATTATTCCGATTCTTACTTGGGATTGGCATTGGTGCGGATTATCCTATATCCGCTACGCTCGTTTCCGAGTTTAGCTCAACCAAAAGTCGAGGGAAGCATAGTACATCACTAGGAGCAATGTGGTTTGTGGGAGCGGTAGTTGCCTATATTTGCGGAATATTATTAGCACCTTTAGGTCCAAGTGCGTGGCGATATATGCTTTTAGTCGGCGCTGTGTTTGCACTTATTGTTTTCTACTTTAGGGTAACACTCCCGGAGTCTCCAAGATGGCTTGCTTCTAGAGGACGCGAAAAAGAAGCAGAGGAAATTATGCTGAAAATTACTGGTAAAAGGGTTGTTATTAAACCGAATACAAACAAAAAGCAAAAATTACGTGATGTTTTTTCTAAATCATTATTTCGCCGTACTTTCTTTGTATGTGGATTTTGGTTCTGTTATGCAGTAGCGTATTATGGCATTTCTATGTATACACCTACTATTTTAAAACCATTTACTAATGGTTCGCAAATGTTGGCTTATATTGGGTCTGGAACTGTTAGTGTGTTAGGTCTGTTAGGAGCAATTATTGGAATGAATGTTGTAGAGAGGATGGGGAGAAGACCTTTAATTATTACATCTTTTTCAGGGCTATCAATCGCATTAATCATTTTAGCTCTTAATCCACATCCAACAATGGTATTTTTAGTTATTTTATTCAGTCTTGCTGTTCTTTTTGCGAATATGGGTGGAGGGATTCTTAACTTTGTTTATCCGACAGAATTATTCCCGACAAGTATTCGAGCGAGTGCTTCAGGACTAGCTACTGCAGTTAGTCGTATTGGTTCAATTTTAGGAATATTAGTCTTTCCTCAGTTGGTTGTTGCTTGGGGCAATAGTAAAGCATTATGGCTTTTTGCAGTCGCAGGTTTAGTGGGGTTAATTATTTCAGTCCTTTTAGCACCAGAAACTAAAGGAAAAAAATTAGAAGAACTAAATAATGAAGCTATATCAACACCAAATGAAGAGATAGGTGACGAGCATGGAAAAATGGCTTAG
- a CDS encoding DinB family protein translates to MDVIQRKEWNANHKKLTEIILKSEEHSQAIQLFLSQHALLHSSSVGNSGNPTLEDEVLIDLEEKLYREYPVANRDTKNSIVWHLWHLARIEDMTMNILIANDEQVSVKGNWTEKMNIDFCHSGNDMRDEEIAGLSKSIDFDSLIAYRQAVGRRTREIISLLEQGQFKKKVNKNRINRLFDENAVTQEAAWLADYWSKKTIAGLILMPATRHNYLHLNKCIRIKEKIQKRMKKSKGY, encoded by the coding sequence ATGGATGTAATACAGCGAAAGGAATGGAATGCTAACCATAAGAAGTTAACCGAAATTATTTTAAAATCAGAGGAACATTCTCAAGCCATTCAATTATTTCTTTCACAGCATGCATTATTGCACTCGTCCTCGGTGGGGAATAGTGGAAATCCAACTTTAGAAGATGAAGTATTAATTGATTTAGAAGAAAAATTATATAGAGAGTATCCAGTAGCAAATCGTGATACAAAGAATTCAATTGTATGGCATTTGTGGCATTTAGCACGTATAGAAGACATGACTATGAATATCCTTATAGCAAATGACGAACAAGTTTCAGTGAAAGGAAACTGGACTGAAAAAATGAATATAGATTTTTGTCACTCTGGAAATGACATGAGAGATGAAGAGATTGCTGGACTAAGTAAAAGCATTGATTTTGATTCATTAATTGCATATAGACAAGCGGTAGGTAGAAGAACACGTGAAATCATCTCTTTGCTGGAGCAAGGTCAATTTAAGAAGAAAGTAAATAAAAATAGAATTAATCGACTGTTTGATGAAAATGCGGTCACTCAAGAAGCAGCGTGGTTAGCTGACTACTGGAGTAAAAAAACCATTGCTGGGCTAATTTTAATGCCTGCAACAAGACATAATTATTTGCACTTGAATAAATGTATTCGTATTAAGGAAAAAATTCAAAAGCGAATGAAGAAGTCAAAAGGGTATTGA
- a CDS encoding DUF1565 domain-containing protein produces the protein MKRMYFIMLAVIAMIVILVVLNNTNTKNVQAIFVAPTGNDHNEGSKSKPFRTLIKAASEAKPGTTVYIRKGTYHERLVIRHSGTKSKPIKFKAYKNEKVVLSGKGVDHLSGDTALVTIKNKNFVTIMGLSIQDLTTNLADETVMGIYVTGSSSHITLENNHVQRIKTFADDGNAHGIAIYGTGPMNDINILNNTVEKLKLGASESIVLNGNIDGFRVENNLVRYTDNIGIDLIGYEGVSHDKDADYVRNGVVQENKMYEVTSFGNPAYGEEYSAGGIYVDGGKKITIKKNTIFNSDIGIEATSEHANKYAENIIIIDNIVYNNYYTGISIGGYDENRGGTIHSTISKNIVYRNDIKGLDGGQILLQHDIKNNVIEKNILSAGPSRLFIVNDFTTNQKNILKRNVFHKEKGKSGLWVWKEKEYTSFSDFKAASKSDAKSSYINPKYNNEDNYDFTMEKDSLAKKIVK, from the coding sequence ATGAAGAGAATGTATTTTATAATGCTTGCGGTCATTGCAATGATAGTGATTTTAGTTGTGTTGAATAATACAAATACAAAAAACGTTCAGGCTATATTTGTAGCTCCAACGGGAAATGATCATAATGAAGGATCAAAATCAAAGCCATTTCGTACACTAATAAAAGCTGCTTCAGAAGCTAAGCCTGGTACGACTGTCTACATCCGAAAAGGTACATATCATGAAAGGCTTGTCATTAGACATAGTGGTACGAAATCAAAACCGATCAAGTTTAAAGCCTATAAAAATGAAAAAGTTGTTCTTAGTGGTAAAGGGGTAGACCATCTTTCAGGAGATACGGCTTTGGTGACAATAAAAAATAAAAATTTTGTCACGATAATGGGACTATCTATTCAAGATTTGACGACGAATTTAGCCGACGAAACGGTAATGGGGATATATGTAACTGGCTCTAGTAGCCATATTACATTAGAAAATAACCATGTACAACGAATTAAAACTTTTGCAGATGATGGAAATGCACATGGGATTGCTATTTACGGTACCGGTCCGATGAATGACATAAATATTTTAAATAATACTGTTGAAAAATTAAAACTTGGTGCTAGTGAATCCATTGTTCTTAATGGGAATATTGATGGGTTTAGAGTGGAAAATAACCTAGTTCGTTATACGGATAATATCGGGATTGATCTAATAGGTTATGAAGGAGTTTCTCATGATAAAGATGCAGATTATGTGAGAAACGGTGTTGTCCAAGAGAATAAGATGTATGAAGTAACTTCTTTTGGTAATCCAGCTTATGGAGAGGAATACTCTGCTGGTGGTATTTACGTAGATGGTGGAAAAAAGATTACGATTAAAAAGAATACTATATTTAATAGCGATATTGGAATTGAAGCAACTTCTGAGCATGCAAATAAATATGCTGAAAATATAATAATTATAGATAATATTGTTTATAACAACTATTATACGGGAATATCGATTGGTGGATATGATGAGAATCGGGGAGGTACGATTCACTCTACTATTTCAAAAAATATTGTTTATCGAAATGACATAAAAGGACTCGATGGCGGACAGATTTTATTACAGCACGACATAAAAAATAATGTAATTGAAAAAAACATACTATCTGCTGGACCATCGCGTTTGTTTATCGTCAACGATTTTACTACGAATCAAAAAAATATTCTAAAAAGGAATGTGTTTCATAAGGAAAAAGGAAAATCTGGTTTATGGGTATGGAAAGAGAAGGAATATACTTCATTTTCAGATTTTAAAGCTGCATCTAAAAGTGATGCGAAATCTAGCTATATAAACCCAAAATATAACAATGAAGATAACTATGATTTTACAATGGAAAAGGATTCACTTGCCAAAAAAATTGTAAAATAA
- a CDS encoding DUF2306 domain-containing protein, which translates to MRKYIIVTIVIIPMMWIFHTFSKNFLVDPTFQKFISYKDQMITNLGLWVIMIRIHIILAIISLLTGPLGILKRLRVQSIHFHSWNGRVYVMSIILNFIPGVYVSFFATGGWFSTIGFLLLNLLWLVTTFLGYLYIKDKKVSLHSRWMIRSFFLSFANMTIYIIVTITHYILHFSYGTSYSIAVWACWIINLLVAELIIRKKVLF; encoded by the coding sequence ATGAGAAAATATATAATTGTAACCATTGTAATCATCCCTATGATGTGGATTTTTCATACTTTTTCAAAGAATTTTTTGGTAGATCCTACTTTCCAAAAATTTATCTCATATAAAGACCAAATGATAACTAATCTAGGTCTATGGGTCATTATGATTCGAATTCATATTATTCTAGCCATTATTTCTTTACTTACTGGTCCTTTAGGAATTCTCAAAAGATTAAGAGTTCAATCTATCCATTTTCATAGTTGGAATGGACGAGTATATGTTATGTCAATTATTTTAAATTTCATTCCTGGGGTATACGTTTCATTTTTTGCAACGGGTGGATGGTTTAGTACTATCGGTTTTTTATTATTAAATCTACTTTGGTTAGTAACAACCTTCCTTGGTTATCTATATATCAAAGATAAAAAAGTAAGCTTACATAGTCGTTGGATGATTCGAAGTTTTTTTCTTTCCTTTGCCAATATGACGATTTATATCATAGTGACTATCACACATTATATTTTACATTTTTCTTATGGAACATCATATTCAATAGCTGTATGGGCATGTTGGATTATAAACCTACTCGTTGCAGAATTAATCATTAGAAAAAAAGTATTATTTTAA